The Nitrospirales bacterium genome includes a window with the following:
- a CDS encoding NUDIX domain-containing protein: MSKQRLKSLRLSVGNAVAGIIQLEDGRYLLQHRDNVPHIWYPDCWGCFGGAAQEAEAPLDTLRRELFEELELVPEQVSYFSRFDFDLDPIGLKSYYRIYYTILITEVQVSRLVLHEGQKVEAFAGKVVFEQLALVPYDAFALFLHFSKDRIDGEGITDKNP, encoded by the coding sequence GTGTCTAAACAACGGTTAAAATCTCTTCGACTCAGTGTTGGGAATGCCGTCGCGGGAATTATCCAGTTAGAGGATGGGCGTTACTTACTCCAACATCGGGATAATGTGCCGCACATTTGGTATCCGGATTGTTGGGGGTGTTTCGGTGGGGCTGCCCAAGAAGCCGAAGCGCCACTGGATACCTTACGTCGAGAACTTTTTGAGGAGCTGGAACTTGTACCTGAACAGGTGAGCTATTTTTCACGATTTGATTTCGACCTAGACCCAATAGGTTTAAAGAGCTATTATCGAATCTATTACACAATTTTGATAACGGAAGTCCAAGTCAGTCGTCTTGTTTTGCACGAGGGACAAAAAGTTGAAGCCTTTGCCGGTAAGGTAGTTTTTGAGCAGTTAGCCTTAGTGCCGTACGATGCATTCGCGCTATTTCTTCATTTTTCCAAAGATCGCATTGATGGAGAAGGAATTACGGATAAAAATCCGTGA
- a CDS encoding dTDP-4-dehydrorhamnose 3,5-epimerase family protein, with the protein MNNEQRSGEDEDIIIERLDVQSLNIPELKIFKSSPRLDTRGHVSPSYNKLFFQELGIDFDIIHENHCVSPKQGTMRGFHYQLPPYGQAKFIQVLHGRILDVNLDLRQSSPTFGTHVAVELSSDNWNHIFIPVGFAHCYCTLAPETEVMFKLGAPFAPRYARGLAWDDPDLAITWPITSEQVTILERDLHRPRFSELTDFYP; encoded by the coding sequence ATGAACAATGAACAGAGATCTGGTGAGGATGAGGACATCATCATCGAGCGACTCGATGTTCAGTCTTTAAACATCCCAGAATTAAAAATCTTCAAGTCTTCCCCCAGACTCGACACCCGCGGTCATGTCTCGCCAAGTTACAACAAACTATTTTTCCAAGAATTAGGTATCGATTTTGACATTATTCATGAAAATCATTGCGTCTCACCTAAACAAGGAACCATGAGGGGATTTCATTATCAGCTCCCTCCCTACGGACAAGCGAAATTCATTCAAGTTCTGCATGGACGTATCTTGGACGTAAACCTTGATCTCCGGCAGAGCTCTCCAACGTTCGGCACTCATGTAGCCGTAGAGCTCTCATCCGACAATTGGAATCATATATTCATTCCCGTAGGATTCGCCCACTGTTATTGTACATTAGCTCCAGAAACAGAGGTCATGTTTAAACTCGGAGCGCCCTTCGCTCCAAGGTACGCCCGGGGGCTTGCGTGGGACGACCCGGATTTGGCGATTACGTGGCCGATCACCTCAGAACAAGTGACCATCCTTGAACGTGACCTGCACAGGCCGAGATTTTCTGAACTCACGGATTTTTATCCGTAA
- a CDS encoding transketolase yields MTSVQTAHDSVLDTFDVSTARKRCLMYRRRILEISQQVTALHVAPAFSCLEMVDVIYHQLMRPDSQAGQLVYRDSFLMSKGHGCLSQYVVLEDIGVLSRTDLEEYCTPIGQLGAHPDYGVPGIEASTGSLGHGMGIATGMAYADQIKDDDRSTFVLISDGELQEGSTWEAMMMAANLKLRNLVAFVDLNDFGGLARMSDGHPAFYPVLDKIRAFGWEAVEVNGHDSASIVQAVKSRTGKQPYMLVGKTVKGKGVSFMEHIPIWHYRSPNPEEYAQALSELAEVSE; encoded by the coding sequence ATGACTAGTGTACAAACGGCCCATGATTCTGTGTTAGACACGTTTGATGTCTCGACGGCTCGTAAGCGGTGTTTGATGTATCGACGGCGAATCCTTGAAATTTCACAACAAGTGACGGCTTTACACGTCGCCCCTGCATTTTCTTGTCTTGAGATGGTTGATGTGATTTATCATCAACTGATGCGGCCTGACTCTCAAGCGGGTCAGCTGGTTTACCGTGATAGTTTTCTTATGTCGAAGGGCCACGGATGTCTCTCGCAATACGTCGTATTAGAAGATATTGGTGTGCTGTCCCGAACAGATCTCGAAGAATATTGTACTCCGATTGGACAATTAGGCGCCCATCCTGATTATGGAGTTCCGGGCATTGAAGCTTCCACAGGTTCACTTGGTCATGGTATGGGGATTGCGACTGGCATGGCGTATGCTGATCAAATTAAAGATGATGATCGCTCGACCTTCGTTTTGATCTCGGATGGTGAGTTACAAGAAGGCTCAACGTGGGAAGCGATGATGATGGCTGCCAATTTAAAATTACGAAACCTTGTTGCCTTCGTCGATCTCAACGACTTTGGTGGACTTGCTCGCATGAGCGATGGACATCCGGCTTTTTATCCAGTTTTGGACAAGATTCGTGCCTTTGGTTGGGAAGCGGTCGAAGTCAATGGACACGATAGTGCATCTATCGTGCAAGCGGTGAAAAGTCGTACTGGAAAGCAACCATATATGCTGGTTGGGAAAACCGTGAAGGGCAAGGGAGTGTCATTTATGGAGCATATTCCCATTTGGCATTATCGCTCTCCCAATCCAGAAGAGTATGCCCAGGCATTATCCGAGCTTGCAGAGGTCAGTGAATGA
- a CDS encoding AAC(3) family N-acetyltransferase, with the protein MDLLAKVYKRLGTPSDGVVLVHSAFKQFARDGYRAPIVLRSLVEYFERGTLLMPTMSWRYVNAANPLFDELDTPSNTGILTELFRTEYADVRSLHPTHSVAGRGKMARTLVQTHHYDETPCSSRSPFGLLSRHDAWVLMLGISMDCCTLVHFGEESVAPELYLRPSDQRETYSCRDRKGQVFEVTLRRHRFLPRDYFQFQDQLAGEGKLQVARIGNTTCRAFRAVDMVRIVTEALKQSPDAILAKPGQRYRMM; encoded by the coding sequence ATGGACTTATTGGCCAAAGTGTATAAACGGCTAGGAACCCCATCCGATGGTGTGGTCCTTGTCCATAGTGCATTTAAGCAGTTTGCGCGAGATGGCTATCGGGCTCCAATTGTGTTGAGATCTCTCGTCGAGTACTTTGAGCGAGGGACGCTCTTGATGCCAACGATGTCATGGCGGTACGTGAATGCCGCGAATCCACTGTTTGATGAGCTCGACACTCCATCTAATACGGGGATCTTGACAGAATTGTTTCGCACCGAATATGCCGATGTTCGTAGCCTTCATCCTACACATTCTGTTGCTGGTCGAGGAAAGATGGCCAGGACCTTGGTGCAAACACATCATTATGATGAAACTCCCTGTTCAAGTCGAAGCCCCTTTGGTCTGCTTTCACGACATGATGCGTGGGTGCTGATGCTGGGGATATCGATGGATTGTTGTACGTTGGTCCATTTTGGCGAAGAGTCGGTTGCTCCCGAACTCTATCTTCGGCCGTCTGATCAACGAGAAACGTATTCTTGTCGAGATCGAAAGGGGCAAGTATTCGAAGTCACTTTGCGACGGCATCGATTCCTGCCTCGCGATTATTTTCAGTTTCAAGATCAGCTTGCCGGAGAAGGGAAACTTCAGGTTGCCAGGATAGGGAATACGACCTGTCGGGCGTTTCGTGCTGTCGATATGGTACGCATAGTCACAGAGGCATTAAAACAATCACCTGATGCTATTCTTGCAAAACCAGGACAACGATACCGAATGATGTAA
- a CDS encoding DegT/DnrJ/EryC1/StrS family aminotransferase: protein MTSPSSSPIILTNTKLAMYGGSPVRVTPMPPRYALGEEEKAMIEQVLAYYRDRKVDPGYQGPFEKLYTDEFVAMMDGGYADAVATGTAALFVAIAALELAKGSEVLVSPITDPGTISAIILNGLTPRLMDSKQGEYNIGVDQFLERVTPATKAVVLVHAVGRACEVDKIVPEARNRNIRVLEDCSQAHGAKIFGRPVGTFGDIAAFSTMYRKAHMTGASGGVVYSRDLERFRLALAYADRGKPRWRKDYDDRNPKGFLFPALNLHTDEISCGIGLASLKRLSHTMMRRLSFVADISAKLLESSKVCRPYGYSPTDSPFTYPIFVDENFIDVSKIEFASAVEKEGIGLSPHYEYLVSDWPWVHSYLSDEFVPINAKRVRDQTFNLYLNENYGTQEVEDIATAICKVERYFTR, encoded by the coding sequence ATGACAAGCCCAAGTTCCTCTCCCATTATCCTTACGAACACAAAGCTTGCGATGTATGGTGGCTCTCCAGTTCGGGTCACACCGATGCCTCCTCGCTATGCGCTTGGCGAGGAAGAGAAGGCGATGATTGAGCAAGTGCTTGCCTATTACCGTGATCGAAAAGTTGACCCAGGTTATCAAGGTCCATTTGAAAAACTTTACACTGACGAATTCGTTGCGATGATGGATGGAGGCTATGCCGATGCAGTAGCTACAGGCACCGCAGCATTATTTGTTGCCATCGCGGCTCTAGAATTGGCCAAGGGAAGTGAGGTGTTGGTCTCGCCCATCACAGACCCAGGGACCATTAGTGCGATCATCTTGAATGGACTCACGCCACGCCTTATGGATAGCAAGCAAGGAGAATACAATATCGGGGTCGACCAGTTTCTTGAACGCGTTACCCCCGCAACTAAAGCTGTAGTCCTCGTCCATGCTGTTGGTCGGGCGTGTGAAGTGGACAAAATTGTCCCAGAAGCGCGTAACAGAAATATTCGCGTGCTCGAAGATTGTAGCCAGGCTCATGGAGCAAAAATCTTCGGTCGTCCAGTAGGTACGTTTGGCGATATTGCCGCATTCTCCACAATGTACAGGAAGGCCCATATGACTGGGGCTTCCGGTGGTGTGGTGTATTCAAGAGATCTCGAACGATTTCGTCTTGCATTGGCGTATGCAGATCGAGGCAAGCCGCGCTGGCGTAAAGACTATGATGATCGAAACCCTAAAGGGTTTTTATTTCCAGCGTTAAATCTCCACACGGATGAAATTTCATGTGGTATTGGACTCGCTTCCTTGAAACGTCTTTCACATACTATGATGAGGCGTCTCTCATTTGTCGCCGATATTTCGGCGAAATTGCTCGAGAGCTCGAAAGTATGCCGACCCTATGGATATTCCCCAACTGATTCTCCCTTTACCTACCCAATTTTTGTAGACGAAAACTTCATTGATGTGAGTAAGATCGAATTCGCTTCAGCCGTGGAAAAAGAGGGAATTGGTCTCAGCCCGCATTATGAATATCTTGTTTCAGACTGGCCATGGGTGCATTCGTATTTGTCAGACGAATTCGTACCGATCAATGCGAAGCGGGTTCGTGATCAAACCTTTAATCTCTACCTGAATGAGAATTATGGAACACAAGAGGTTGAGGATATCGCGACTGCCATTTGCAAAGTGGAGCGTTACTTTACAAGGTAA